CAGAAGGTGATGCGGATAAACGCCGTATTGAAGCACAAACAGATAGAGAAGTGCAAGAAATGCTAGCAACAGCCAACAAAGAAGCGGCATTGATTCAAGCGGAAGGAGAAGCGGAGGCAGCGAAAATTTACAATGGCTCATTTTCGAAAGATCCTGAATTTTATTCACTATACCGCACATTAGAATCATATAAGAAAACAGTTGGTGAAGATACGGTCATCATATTGCCTTCAACTTCACCATATGCAAAACTATTATCAGGCTATATAGAATAATATTGTAATCCTTGCAGGGGTTTAATACATTAGTTGATGGTAGTGGAGGTGGTGACCCTTGCGGAAAGCACCCCCATAGTAGACTTCAACTGTTAGCAAAAAAAGTGTTAGATTGACGGCCGTCATTCTAACACTTTTTCTCTTTTGTTCCGTTTAAAGTTTCTAGCACCAAAACAAAGAAAATAATGCAAACAAATAATTGGTGGTGTTATAGATTGCTATTTTCTGATAAAATGATGATGTTTAGAAATGACAAATGGGGGTAATAGCTGTGAAATTATATTTTAGCACGTGGCTCCAAAATTTAGGGATTGCTTGTAGTATTGCATCGCTTTTTACACTTTTCTTCCGTATAACTGATTTTGCATGGGTGACGAAAAGTGTTTATTATATTCCGGTATTTTTTGTAATTTTGTTTTTATTAAGTTTAGTCATTGCAGAGGATGTACGAAAAGTTTTCAAAAAAATGTTCTGGTACGAGAAACGTAAAGAAAAACGTCCAATATGGCAAGTTGGAATTGGCTTTATTTTCTTCTTATCACAAATCGGTGTGATTATGGTATTCAGTACAGGGCTAACACATTTAACGCTAGGTGGAATGCCTTTATTTTTCGTTATTGCTTTTATGAATGCCTTCATTATGACAGTTATTTATGAGGAAATATTCCACCGTAAAGAAAGAGTTAATAATGTAAGTCAATAATAGTAGGTGAGTCGATTGCAATTTGCAATTGACTTTTTTTATGGATTTAGCAGAAATACACATGAATTTTTTATCTGATATGCGTCCTATGATTGGTAAAAAGTTTACTTTCCCGATAAAGTAGAGGAAAGAGCATTTTCAAACATACGTTTTCGTTTTACAATTAAAAGAACGACGACTTCAGGAGGATAATAAAATGACTAAGGAAAAATTACTATTACTAGACGGTAATAGTTTAGCTTACCGTGCATTTTTTGCGTTGCCATTACTAACGAATGATAGCGGTATTCATACGAATGCTGTGTACGGCTTTACAACAATGTTGCAAAGAATTTTAGAGGAAGAGCAACCGACGAAGATGCTCGTTGCTTTTGATGCAGGTAAAACGACGTTCCGTCACGATACATTTACAGAATATAAAGGTGGCCGCCAAAAAACGCCACCAGAACTATCAGAGCAGTTTCCTTATATTCGTAAACTTATCGATGCTTATGGGATTAAGCGTTATGAACTTGAAATGTACGAAGCCGACGATATTATAGGAACATTAGCGAAAGAAGCTGCAGAACAGGATATGGAAGTAATTATCGTGTCAGGAGATCGCGACCTTACCCAGCTGGCAACAGAGAAGGTAACAGTGTACATTACGAAAAAAGGTATTACTGAAATTGAAAAAAATACGCCTGCATTTATTGAAGAAAAGTATGGTTTAACACCTCTTCAAATTATAGATATGAAGGGTCTCATGGGGGACGCTTCAGATAATATTCCTGGGGTACCTGGTGTTGGAGAAAAGACAGCTGTTAAATTGCTAAAAGAGCATGGTTCAGTTGAGGCATTATATGAAGCAATGGATACGCTAAAAGCTTCAAAGATGAAAGAAAAGCTAGTTGCAAATGAAGAACAGGCACTTATGAGTAAAAAGCTTGCTACAATTTTTACAGAGGCGCCAATTGAAGTAACTTTTAATGACCTTGCTTACAGTGGGCCAAATGAAGAAGAGTTAATTAGTGTGTGGCAAGAGCTTGGCTTCAAATCACTACTTGAAAAAAGTGATTTTTCTGTGGAAGAAGAACAACGTGCTCCATTTGACTATGACATTATGCA
The genomic region above belongs to Lysinibacillus sp. FSL W8-0992 and contains:
- a CDS encoding DNA polymerase I, with the translated sequence MKLYFSTWLQNLGIACSIASLFTLFFRITDFAWVTKSVYYIPVFFVILFLLSLVIAEDVRKVFKKMFWYEKRKEKRPIWQVGIGFIFFLSQIGVIMVFSTGLTHLTLGGMPLFFVIAFMNAFIMTVIYEEIFHRKERVNNVSQ